One Silene latifolia isolate original U9 population chromosome 4, ASM4854445v1, whole genome shotgun sequence DNA segment encodes these proteins:
- the LOC141651002 gene encoding uncharacterized protein LOC141651002, with translation MCESFNAILKEVRDKPILTMMEWIRRYVMKRHYEKREGVKVFDGKVMSYVDKFLKWAKNEADCCDVWASSNFSFAVMYMNKEYVVDLPTQTCTCGHWQLAGLPCQHAIAAINNQRANYEDFVHEAYTKEKYMAAYEHPIPPMPGISQWEMVDMVEPLPPPYRKLPGRPSLKKRRKEAGEKGSTDQQQKQGLQRRCGKCGEIGHNVKTCKNPARAPMKGLDPHRVD, from the coding sequence ATGTGTGAGAGCTTCAATGCTATTTTGAAAGAGGTAAGGGATAAACCAATTTTAACCATGATGGAGTGGATTAGGAGATATGTCATGAAAAGACATTATGAGAAAAGAGAAGGTGTGAAAGTTTTTGATGGTAAGGTGATGTCTTATGTGGATAAGTTTTTGAAATGGGCTAAGAATGAGGCTGATTGTTGTGATGTATGGGCATCATCTAATTTTTCTTTTGCGGTGATGTATATGAACAAAGAGTATGTAGTGGATCTGCCAACACAAACTTGTACATGTGGTCATTGGCAGCTAGCTGGACTTCCATGCCAACATGCAATTGCTGCCATCAATAACCAGAGGGCAAATTATGAGGATTTTGTTCATGAGGCATATACAAAGGAGAAGTACATGGCAGCCTATGAACACCCTATACCTCCAATGCCTGGAATCAGTCAATGGGAAATGGTGGATATGGTTGAACCCTTACCACCCCCTTATAGAAAATTGCCAGGAAGACCAAGtttaaaaaagagaagaaaagaggCTGGTGAGAAAGGTAGTACAGACCAACAACAGAAACAAGGGTTACAAAGGAGGTGTGGAAAGTGTGGAGAAATAGGGCACAATGTCAAAACATGCAAGAATCCTGCTAGGGCTCCAATGAAGGGACTGGACCCACATCGAGTGGACTAA